In a genomic window of Kwoniella mangroviensis CBS 8507 chromosome 2, whole genome shotgun sequence:
- a CDS encoding tartrate dehydrogenase, translating to MSPIAIHPVNETAAFPEGYATQPERKSTYKIAQIGADGIGPEVIEAGVQAVHAVAKKVGTFKVDFSELDWSSDRYKKTGSYVPADYIEILKKHDAIFFGAVGAPDVPDHISLWGLRIAICQPYMYANVRRTKVLPGTSSPLKNLQPGQLDWCIIRENSEGEYAGHGGRSHRSLDHEIGTEVTIFTRTGIRRIARYAFQVAQSRPRKLLNYVTKSNAMRNGMVLWDEVINEVSKEFPDVTMDHMLVDAMTVRMTLHPDSLDTILATNLHADILSDLAAALAGSIGIAPTANIDPSRTMPSMFEPIHGSAFDITGMGIANPVGTFWSACEMLDWLGEHEASKVLMKAVEQTCADGITTKDLAL from the exons ATGTCTCCTATCGCTATCCACCCAGTCAACGAAACAGCTGCTTTCCCAGAAGGCTATGCAACCCAAC CCGAGAGAAAAAGCACTTATAAAATCGCACAAATCGGCGCTGATGGTATCGGCCCTGAAGTCATCGAAGCGGGTGTGCAAGCCGTCCACGCAGTAGCTAAGAAAGTCGGAACTTTCAAGGTGGATTTCTCCGAGCTGGATTGGTCTTCAGACAGATACAAGAAGACTGGCAGCTACGTACCTGCAGATTACATAGAGATTTTGAAGAAACATGACGCTATCTT CTTCGGTGCAGTAGGTGCTCCCGATGTCCCTGACCACATCTCCTTGTGGGGCTTGAGAATCGCAATCTGTCAACCTTACATGTATGCCAATGTGCG ACGAACCAAAGTCCTGCCGGGTACCAGCTCTCCCCTCAAGAACCTCCAGCCGGGACAGTTGGATTGGTGTATCATCCGAGAGAACTCAGAAGGTGAATATGCTGGTCACGGTGGAAGATCTCACAGAAGTCTGGATCATGAAATCGGTACCG AGGTCACGATTTTCACTCGAACTGGAATTCGACGAATCGCCAGATACGCTTTTCAAGTCGCTCAATCTAGACCTCGAAAGCTATTAAATTACGTTACCAAGTCAAATGCGATGAGAAATGGTATGGTACTCTGGGATGAAGTCATCAATGAAGTCTCAAAGGAATTCCCTGATGTT ACCATGGATCATATGCTTGTCGACGCGATGACCGTACGAATGACATTGCACCCTGACTCCCTCGACACTATCCTCGCCACCAACCTCCATGCCGATATCCTCTCCGATCTAGCAGCCGCTTTGGCCGGATCAATCGGAATAGCTCCTACGGCCAATATCGACCCATCTAGAACTATGCCTTCCATGTTCGAGCCCATTCACGGATCAGCATTCGATATCACTGGCATGGGCATCGCAAATCCCGTAGGAACATTCTGGAGTGCTTGTGAAATGCTCGATTGGCTTGGTGAACATGAAGCTTCGAAGGTCCTCATGAAAGCCGTCGAACAAACTTGTGCCGATGGCATCACGACAAAAGATTTAG CTTTGTGA